A genomic region of Coriobacteriaceae bacterium contains the following coding sequences:
- a CDS encoding peptidylprolyl isomerase has protein sequence MEISKSTHWRVARALLAVLCACAIALAVTLAAQPAQQAYAANGKTGAEVMFRLYNPNSGEHFYTSSEVERDNCVVNGWDDEGRGWVAPTEGEPVYRVYNPNAGEHHYTMSTVERDSLVSLGWIDEGERWRSNATKHVVLYRLYNPNEFANNHHYTKDAGERDILVSKGWKYEGESWYGTEYYADIEMKDLGTITVSLDATAAPKTVDNFVTLANKGFYNGLGFHRIIKDFMMQGGDPLGTGSGGSGENIYGEFADNGFDNPVSHTRGAISMARSTDPNSGSSQFFICHKDVTDLDGHYAAFGHVIDGIEIVDKICDEIGKPGDDPGNGMIDRDKRPVIEKITTGLL, from the coding sequence ATGGAGATTTCGAAGTCAACACACTGGAGAGTCGCAAGGGCGCTGCTCGCCGTGCTCTGCGCATGCGCGATCGCTCTGGCGGTCACGCTGGCTGCACAGCCTGCCCAGCAGGCCTATGCGGCTAACGGAAAGACGGGCGCCGAGGTCATGTTCCGTCTCTATAACCCCAACTCCGGCGAGCACTTCTACACGTCAAGCGAGGTCGAGCGCGACAATTGCGTGGTCAACGGCTGGGATGACGAGGGCAGGGGCTGGGTTGCCCCCACCGAGGGCGAGCCGGTATACCGCGTCTACAATCCCAACGCCGGCGAGCATCACTACACGATGAGCACCGTCGAGCGCGATAGCCTGGTTTCTTTGGGCTGGATTGACGAGGGCGAGCGCTGGCGCTCCAACGCCACGAAGCACGTCGTGTTGTACCGCCTCTACAATCCCAACGAGTTCGCCAATAACCACCATTACACCAAGGATGCTGGCGAGCGAGACATTCTGGTAAGCAAGGGATGGAAGTACGAAGGCGAGAGCTGGTATGGCACGGAGTATTACGCTGATATCGAGATGAAGGACCTGGGCACCATCACGGTCTCCCTCGATGCCACCGCTGCTCCCAAGACGGTCGACAACTTCGTAACGCTTGCCAATAAGGGCTTCTACAATGGGCTCGGTTTCCATCGCATCATCAAGGACTTCATGATGCAGGGCGGCGATCCGCTGGGCACAGGCAGCGGCGGTAGCGGCGAGAATATCTATGGCGAGTTCGCCGACAACGGCTTCGATAATCCCGTCTCGCACACGAGGGGCGCGATTTCGATGGCCCGCTCTACCGATCCCAACTCCGGCAGCTCGCAGTTCTTCATCTGCCACAAGGATGTGACCGATCTGGACGGTCACTATGCTGCGTTTGGTCATGTCATCGACGGTATCGAGATCGTGGACAAGATCTGCGACGAGATTGGCAAGCCTGGTGACGATCCTGGCAATGGAATGATTGACAGGG
- a CDS encoding BspA family leucine-rich repeat surface protein, with protein sequence MNTKTQVMPLKGVIAALCALALALALVPVTAFSAHADNPASSTSGECTWTIDGAGTLTIAPTNGSSGMLANLEYHTDNSAPWLAHRSAIKAVIIKPGVKANENLSGMFADCAFITSIDLAGLDTARTTNMESMFLGCTRLATIDATRLSTANVEDMTMMFKGCSALTSLDVSGFNTSKVVKMQAMFESCTELSTLNVSGFDTSKVEVMTGMFASCPRLSSLDVSRFDTSRVTHMDSMFSGCASLGSLNVSNFDTSRVAVMGNMFSGCSSIGSLDVSKFDTSDVISMEGMFYGCKALRSLDLSSFDTSKVTRMELGPYKMFGGCDDLAEVKLGTGFSFKGARNEVLTTLPEGEWHSEALDKTFTAAQIAADRNNAADSYSRYIPDDPEKPRPTEPQGERVTMFRLYNPNSGEHFYTSSEVERDNCVVNGWNDEGIGWIAPSEGQPVYRLYNPNLPGEHHYTMSTVEKSNLTSLGWIDEGVRWYSGGYTPLMREYNPNEYANNHNYTSSEVEHNHLVSIGWNDEGIGWYGIEGR encoded by the coding sequence ATGAATACCAAGACGCAAGTCATGCCGCTGAAAGGCGTTATCGCAGCTCTTTGTGCGCTGGCGCTGGCGCTGGCCCTCGTGCCCGTCACGGCGTTCTCCGCCCATGCGGATAACCCGGCAAGCAGCACGAGTGGCGAGTGCACTTGGACGATCGATGGCGCAGGCACCCTCACCATCGCCCCTACCAACGGCTCAAGCGGAATGCTCGCCAATCTCGAATACCATACAGACAACAGCGCTCCGTGGCTTGCCCATCGCAGCGCCATCAAGGCCGTGATCATCAAGCCCGGCGTCAAGGCAAACGAGAACCTGAGCGGCATGTTCGCCGACTGTGCGTTCATCACGTCCATCGATCTGGCTGGTCTGGATACCGCCCGTACCACCAACATGGAGAGCATGTTCCTCGGGTGCACTCGTCTCGCGACCATTGATGCGACAAGGCTTTCCACGGCCAATGTCGAGGACATGACCATGATGTTCAAGGGCTGCTCGGCCCTCACCTCGCTTGACGTCTCTGGGTTCAACACATCGAAGGTCGTCAAGATGCAGGCCATGTTCGAGTCGTGTACGGAGCTGAGCACGCTGAACGTATCGGGCTTCGACACCTCAAAAGTCGAGGTCATGACGGGCATGTTCGCGAGTTGTCCGCGCCTGTCGTCTCTCGACGTCTCCAGGTTCGATACCTCGCGCGTGACGCACATGGATAGCATGTTCTCCGGGTGCGCCTCGCTCGGATCTCTAAACGTTTCGAACTTCGATACCTCGCGCGTCGCGGTCATGGGTAACATGTTCTCCGGCTGCTCCTCCATCGGCTCGCTCGATGTCTCCAAGTTCGACACCTCCGACGTCATCAGCATGGAGGGCATGTTCTACGGCTGCAAGGCGCTCCGCTCGCTGGATCTCTCGAGCTTCGATACCTCCAAGGTGACGAGGATGGAGCTCGGCCCTTACAAGATGTTCGGCGGCTGCGACGACCTTGCCGAGGTGAAGCTTGGCACCGGCTTCAGCTTCAAGGGCGCGAGAAACGAGGTGCTCACGACGCTGCCCGAAGGCGAATGGCACTCGGAGGCCTTGGATAAGACCTTCACGGCCGCTCAGATCGCCGCCGATCGCAATAACGCGGCTGATAGCTACAGCAGGTACATTCCCGATGACCCCGAGAAGCCCAGGCCGACGGAGCCTCAAGGCGAGCGCGTCACGATGTTCCGTCTCTACAACCCCAACTCCGGCGAGCACTTCTACACGTCGAGCGAGGTCGAGCGCGACAATTGCGTGGTCAACGGCTGGAATGACGAGGGCATCGGCTGGATTGCCCCGTCCGAGGGTCAGCCGGTCTACCGTCTCTACAATCCCAACCTGCCCGGTGAGCATCACTACACGATGAGCACCGTCGAGAAGAGCAATCTCACGAGTCTGGGTTGGATTGACGAAGGCGTGAGGTGGTATTCGGGCGGATATACGCCGCTCATGCGCGAGTACAACCCCAACGAGTACGCGAACAATCATAACTACACGTCCAGCGAAGTCGAGCATAACCATCTTGTTAGCATTGGTTGGAACGACGAGGGCATAGGTTGGTATGGGATCGAGGGACGCTAA
- a CDS encoding CAP domain-containing protein, whose protein sequence is MFAQPKTSFSKKIIACLCALAFAASLMPVAAFAAPTQQEAAAEGSALVAQADGKLDVTYHSEREIKNYYREHSINLNQGVSFSAVPNATSPYAVGAMSKTSLEQSLATLNFVRFVAGLDANVTLDDEYTQLAQAAALVDAANGQLTHTPTRPEGMTSDMYEKGLAGAQASNLYASSGTGSINAAILSWLDDSDEHNISVLGHRRWVLNPYMGKTGFGAVADSGGKGGFRGWGAMYSIDNSNTRASQKNVAWPAENTPMELFASDSAWSLSTGANLDASQVKVTVTRNSDMKTWNLSQGSADGDFYVNNDNYGQKGCIIFRPKDLSVGVGSGENDFYQVSVTGIPNPVSYKVSFFGLSDEITSVTLPQTEYEYTGSEITPKPSVKYYDRLLTQDRDYEVAYSNNVNEGTATVKVTGIGTYTGTLTTTFKIVPPSATKPSDPQPSDPIGTPVVMYRLYNPNSGEHFYTASEYERAYLINIGWNNEDVGWIAPSDGDPVYRLYNSYAGEHHYTLSAYERDHLISVGWNDEGIGWYSGGRTPLYRQYNPNAYANNHNYTTSEYERDNVLAAGWNDEGIGWYGIE, encoded by the coding sequence ATGTTCGCACAACCAAAGACTTCGTTCTCGAAAAAGATCATAGCCTGCCTCTGCGCGCTTGCCTTTGCCGCAAGCCTCATGCCCGTTGCCGCTTTTGCAGCACCGACGCAGCAGGAGGCGGCCGCGGAGGGCTCCGCTCTCGTTGCCCAGGCAGATGGCAAGCTTGACGTCACCTACCATAGCGAGCGGGAGATCAAGAACTACTACCGCGAGCACAGCATCAACCTGAACCAGGGCGTGAGCTTTTCGGCGGTCCCCAACGCGACGAGTCCCTATGCCGTGGGTGCCATGAGCAAGACGTCCCTCGAGCAGTCGCTCGCCACGCTCAACTTCGTTCGCTTCGTCGCGGGCCTCGATGCCAACGTCACCCTTGATGACGAGTACACGCAGCTCGCCCAGGCGGCCGCGCTCGTCGATGCCGCAAACGGCCAGCTCACTCACACTCCCACTCGCCCCGAGGGAATGACGAGCGACATGTACGAGAAGGGCCTCGCGGGCGCTCAGGCAAGCAACCTGTATGCCTCGTCCGGAACCGGCAGCATCAATGCGGCCATCCTTTCCTGGCTCGACGACTCTGACGAGCACAACATCTCGGTTCTTGGTCATCGTCGCTGGGTGCTGAATCCCTACATGGGCAAGACCGGCTTTGGTGCCGTGGCGGATTCCGGTGGCAAGGGTGGCTTCAGAGGCTGGGGCGCCATGTACTCGATTGACAACAGCAATACGCGTGCCTCGCAGAAAAACGTCGCCTGGCCTGCGGAGAACACCCCCATGGAGCTCTTCGCCTCCGATAGCGCCTGGTCGCTTTCCACGGGCGCCAATCTTGACGCCTCCCAGGTGAAGGTCACGGTCACGCGCAATTCCGACATGAAGACCTGGAATCTTTCTCAGGGCAGCGCCGATGGCGACTTTTACGTCAACAACGATAACTACGGACAGAAGGGTTGCATTATCTTCCGCCCCAAGGACCTCTCCGTTGGCGTGGGCAGTGGTGAAAACGACTTCTACCAGGTTTCCGTCACGGGCATTCCCAATCCCGTGAGCTACAAGGTGAGCTTCTTCGGCCTGAGCGACGAGATCACCTCGGTCACGTTGCCTCAGACCGAATACGAGTACACCGGCTCCGAGATCACGCCCAAGCCGAGCGTCAAATACTATGACCGCCTACTCACCCAAGACAGGGATTACGAGGTCGCCTACAGCAACAACGTCAACGAGGGAACAGCCACGGTCAAGGTTACCGGTATCGGGACCTATACGGGTACGCTGACGACCACGTTCAAGATCGTGCCGCCTTCGGCCACTAAACCGAGTGATCCGCAGCCCTCGGATCCCATCGGCACGCCCGTCGTCATGTATCGCCTTTACAATCCCAACAGCGGCGAGCATTTCTACACCGCGAGCGAGTACGAGCGCGCCTATCTCATCAACATCGGTTGGAACAACGAGGATGTTGGCTGGATTGCGCCTTCCGATGGCGACCCCGTCTATCGCCTCTACAACTCCTATGCTGGCGAGCATCACTACACGCTGTCGGCCTACGAGCGCGACCATCTCATCAGCGTCGGCTGGAACGATGAGGGTATCGGCTGGTATTCCGGCGGACGCACGCCGTTATACCGCCAGTACAACCCTAATGCCTACGCCAACAACCATAACTACACGACCAGCGAATACGAGCGAGACAACGTGCTCGCCGCTGGCTGGAACGACGAGGGCATCGGCTGGTACGGCATCGAGTAG
- a CDS encoding InlB B-repeat-containing protein, with translation MRKALSVFFSAALALAMLPAAAFAAPVAQSDADASLIAQVSDDQTEVMYRLYNPNSGEHFYTSSTVERDNVIAAGWDDEGTGWTAPIRGIQVYRLYNSFAGEHHYTTSPDERDMLVGAGWTWEEGGWLSDPDKAVPLYRAYNPNAYANNHHYTTDWGEFQTLLSLGWQDEGIGWYGVNSNSGDAGNDSGNSGNGSNGSNGPGDSNNPGGSGESGTDSDDSATIYVVTFDGNGGTMTGAVQRSVKKGSALGDGPMVTRDGYDFTGWFTSPHGGNQYTSSTPVDSDVKLFAGWKLKVTDPDEKPTYRVQFDATGGSGTMSPISYYRDTTYSLPRNLYSRSGYTFDGWATEQGGAKRFSDGEQVSNLGLGGSTITLYARWKANTTAAAAAFAATPQAAANQDTTSLSDAVVAPIPSVTYTGAGIKPDPAVTIDGKRLVKGVDYSLSYASNIDATERATVIIEGMGSYTGRKYAYFTIERASITDASVTANPAQYIYDGTEKTPAVTVNLGGKTLQDGPDYYVYPVTDNVNVGTKVLHVYGEGNYSGTKPVAYTITPAQLSSVSLSETRLTYTGFWQEPKLTVMGAGKVLEEWTDYTVSYPNDCTSVGTKHLVITGCKNFTGTLEAEFEIVPEASSDPSNPVATQVMYRAYNPNSGEHFYTAHYAEVESIVAVGWQYEGEAWTAPVTSATPVYRLYSGTDHHYTTSVVERDHLISVGWSDEGIGWYSDDNEAVGLHRLFNPNVDPNAPTNNSGSHHYTTSEVERDHLVSIGWRYEDFGWYGVK, from the coding sequence ATGAGAAAGGCACTATCCGTTTTCTTCAGCGCAGCGCTGGCGCTCGCCATGTTGCCCGCGGCGGCGTTTGCCGCGCCCGTGGCTCAGTCTGACGCCGACGCGTCGCTGATTGCCCAGGTATCTGATGATCAAACCGAGGTCATGTACCGCCTCTATAACCCCAATAGCGGCGAGCACTTCTACACGTCCTCGACTGTCGAGCGCGACAACGTCATCGCCGCTGGTTGGGACGACGAGGGCACCGGCTGGACGGCCCCCATCCGGGGCATCCAGGTTTACCGCCTCTACAACTCCTTCGCTGGCGAGCATCATTACACGACCTCGCCCGACGAGCGTGACATGCTCGTGGGTGCCGGTTGGACCTGGGAGGAGGGAGGCTGGCTTTCCGATCCCGATAAGGCCGTGCCCCTGTACCGCGCCTACAATCCTAACGCCTATGCCAACAACCACCACTACACCACCGATTGGGGCGAGTTCCAGACGCTCCTCTCTCTCGGCTGGCAGGACGAGGGCATCGGCTGGTACGGCGTGAACTCCAACTCCGGGGATGCTGGGAACGATTCCGGTAACTCTGGCAACGGCTCCAACGGCTCAAACGGTCCCGGCGACTCCAACAACCCCGGAGGCTCGGGAGAGTCGGGCACCGACTCCGACGATTCCGCGACGATATATGTCGTTACCTTTGACGGCAACGGTGGCACCATGACCGGCGCGGTGCAGCGCTCCGTGAAGAAGGGAAGTGCTCTTGGCGATGGGCCAATGGTGACTCGTGATGGCTATGACTTCACCGGCTGGTTCACCTCGCCCCATGGAGGCAACCAATACACGTCTTCGACACCGGTCGATAGTGACGTGAAGCTCTTTGCCGGCTGGAAGCTCAAGGTCACCGATCCTGATGAGAAGCCCACGTATCGCGTGCAGTTCGATGCCACCGGCGGGTCGGGTACCATGTCGCCGATTTCCTACTACCGCGACACCACCTATAGCCTACCCCGCAATCTCTACAGCCGCAGCGGGTACACGTTCGACGGTTGGGCGACGGAGCAGGGTGGCGCCAAGCGCTTCTCTGATGGCGAGCAGGTGAGTAACCTCGGGCTCGGCGGAAGCACCATCACCCTTTACGCCCGTTGGAAGGCGAATACGACCGCTGCAGCAGCCGCTTTCGCCGCAACTCCGCAAGCAGCGGCAAATCAGGATACGACATCGTTGAGCGATGCGGTCGTCGCCCCCATTCCAAGTGTCACCTATACGGGAGCCGGGATAAAACCGGATCCTGCCGTGACGATCGATGGCAAGCGCCTTGTCAAGGGCGTTGATTATTCGCTCAGCTACGCAAGCAACATCGACGCTACCGAGAGGGCGACCGTGATCATCGAGGGCATGGGAAGCTATACGGGACGCAAGTACGCCTACTTCACGATCGAGCGCGCCTCGATTACCGATGCAAGCGTGACAGCGAATCCGGCGCAGTACATCTATGACGGCACGGAGAAAACGCCGGCCGTGACCGTGAATCTTGGCGGCAAGACGCTCCAGGACGGCCCGGACTACTATGTCTATCCCGTGACGGATAATGTCAATGTCGGGACCAAGGTCCTGCACGTATACGGAGAGGGCAACTATTCGGGCACCAAACCCGTCGCCTATACCATCACTCCCGCCCAGCTCAGCTCCGTGAGCCTCAGCGAGACGCGCCTTACCTATACCGGCTTTTGGCAGGAGCCCAAGCTAACCGTGATGGGTGCTGGCAAGGTGCTCGAGGAGTGGACCGACTACACCGTCTCGTATCCTAATGACTGCACCAGTGTCGGCACGAAACACCTGGTCATAACCGGATGCAAGAACTTTACCGGTACGCTGGAGGCAGAGTTCGAGATCGTCCCCGAAGCATCAAGCGATCCTTCGAACCCCGTGGCCACCCAGGTGATGTACCGCGCCTACAACCCCAACTCCGGCGAGCACTTCTACACGGCGCACTACGCCGAGGTGGAATCCATCGTGGCCGTGGGATGGCAGTACGAGGGCGAGGCGTGGACCGCGCCGGTGACGAGCGCTACGCCGGTCTACCGCCTGTACTCGGGCACCGACCACCACTACACCACCTCCGTCGTCGAGCGAGACCACCTCATATCCGTGGGCTGGAGCGACGAGGGCATCGGCTGGTACTCCGACGACAACGAGGCCGTCGGGCTTCACCGCCTGTTCAACCCCAACGTCGACCCCAACGCGCCGACCAACAACTCCGGAAGCCACCACTACACCACGAGCGAGGTCGAGCGCGACCACCTGGTCTCCATCGGCTGGCGCTACGAGGACTTCGGCTGGTACGGCGTGAAGTAA
- a CDS encoding CAP domain-containing protein, whose protein sequence is MMKRFASMALAIALVATLVPMAAAFATTPQAAANQDTLTISGTEHYDMAHEALAFVNKERADLGLAPLQFDAELMETAMLRAAEVSVYYGYDEHSESYKFNKRPDGSEWSTAFPVRDDSEDCFRGESVAAGQKSAAAVMQTWLYDARQVYRWEEQDITLEAALAAGTYRLPSGVLITEDTSDRWVSISYENIISPDYKSTGIGCFYQGGVFYWQQSFDSAEATGSVKSGKVDVTRQISVDYDCCGTNQALNADLDPQLKPSLAPGETFDMRYCINNDGRTRFNCVIDAGNAVWTSSNPDACAVDQNGTVTAKLAGTATITATLPSGRSASYEWVVKPSLEDAVVSDIPHLTYTGAKIKPDPTVTLGGKRLIGGTDYTLSYANNVNAGSDARIILTGIGDYAGSKTVYFEIGPAPITSATSNYTQFTYDGTEKKPVVTVKSGNKVLGEGDYQISWLNDDMTSVGTKVIEVSGLGNYGGTVRATYEIVAADAPQEPPAPDTPSDPDAPDQPEVQDPDVPEEPDAPAAQPQTMHRLYNPNSGEHFYTSSDVERSAVVAAGWIDEGVGWTAPDDGIQVYRLYNPYAGEHHYTISVEERDMLVSVGWVWEEGGWFSDPDQAVPLYRAYNPNAYSNNHHYTADPGEFQRLIYLGWVDEGVGWYGVN, encoded by the coding sequence ATGATGAAGAGATTCGCGAGCATGGCGCTGGCAATTGCACTGGTGGCGACGCTTGTCCCCATGGCAGCCGCTTTCGCCACGACTCCGCAAGCAGCGGCAAACCAGGATACCCTGACCATCAGCGGCACCGAGCATTACGACATGGCCCACGAGGCTCTTGCCTTTGTCAACAAGGAGCGCGCCGACCTCGGCCTCGCGCCTCTCCAATTCGATGCGGAGCTGATGGAGACCGCCATGCTGCGTGCCGCCGAGGTTTCGGTGTACTACGGCTATGACGAGCACAGCGAGTCTTACAAATTCAACAAACGACCAGACGGCAGCGAATGGTCCACCGCCTTTCCCGTCAGAGACGATTCCGAAGACTGTTTTCGAGGCGAAAGTGTCGCAGCGGGTCAGAAGAGCGCAGCCGCTGTCATGCAGACCTGGCTTTATGACGCGCGTCAGGTTTACAGATGGGAAGAACAGGACATCACCTTGGAAGCTGCTCTTGCCGCCGGCACCTATCGCCTGCCCAGTGGCGTTCTGATTACGGAGGATACGAGTGACCGTTGGGTTTCGATCTCTTACGAGAATATCATCAGCCCCGATTACAAGTCTACTGGCATTGGCTGCTTCTACCAGGGCGGTGTGTTCTACTGGCAGCAGTCATTCGATTCTGCGGAGGCGACGGGCAGCGTCAAGAGCGGCAAGGTCGATGTGACGCGCCAAATATCGGTTGACTATGATTGTTGCGGCACCAACCAGGCACTTAATGCGGATCTCGACCCCCAGTTGAAGCCCTCGCTGGCTCCGGGTGAGACCTTCGACATGCGCTATTGCATAAACAACGATGGCCGCACCCGCTTCAACTGCGTCATCGATGCCGGCAACGCCGTCTGGACGAGCTCGAACCCGGACGCTTGCGCTGTCGATCAAAATGGTACCGTTACTGCCAAATTAGCCGGTACTGCCACAATTACGGCAACGCTTCCATCTGGCAGGAGCGCATCGTACGAATGGGTCGTGAAGCCGTCCTTGGAGGATGCGGTCGTGTCAGATATCCCGCATCTGACTTATACGGGGGCAAAGATAAAGCCGGATCCCACGGTCACTCTTGGTGGCAAGCGTCTTATTGGGGGCACCGACTACACGCTCAGTTATGCGAATAACGTCAATGCGGGAAGCGATGCGAGAATTATCCTGACGGGTATTGGCGATTACGCTGGCTCGAAGACCGTCTATTTCGAGATCGGCCCTGCGCCAATTACCTCGGCAACGTCGAACTACACCCAGTTCACCTACGACGGCACGGAAAAGAAGCCTGTCGTGACCGTGAAGTCCGGAAACAAGGTTCTAGGCGAGGGTGACTATCAGATATCCTGGCTCAATGACGATATGACGAGTGTAGGCACCAAGGTCATCGAGGTAAGCGGTCTTGGCAACTATGGCGGCACAGTGAGGGCTACCTACGAGATTGTGGCTGCCGACGCACCGCAAGAGCCGCCGGCGCCGGACACCCCATCGGATCCAGATGCTCCTGACCAGCCGGAGGTGCAAGACCCCGATGTACCCGAGGAGCCCGATGCGCCCGCCGCGCAGCCTCAGACCATGCACCGTCTCTACAATCCCAACTCCGGCGAGCATTTCTACACTTCGAGCGATGTGGAGCGCTCTGCCGTAGTCGCAGCTGGTTGGATTGACGAGGGCGTTGGCTGGACCGCGCCTGATGACGGTATCCAGGTCTATCGTCTCTACAACCCCTATGCGGGCGAGCATCATTACACCATCTCCGTCGAGGAGCGCGACATGCTGGTTTCCGTGGGCTGGGTCTGGGAGGAAGGCGGCTGGTTTTCCGACCCCGATCAAGCCGTCCCGTTATATCGCGCCTATAATCCCAATGCCTACTCGAATAACCATCACTACACCGCCGATCCAGGCGAGTTTCAGCGGCTGATCTATTTAGGTTGGGTTGACGAAGGCGTCGGTTGGTACGGCGTGAACTAA
- a CDS encoding putative DNA binding domain-containing protein, whose translation MTPNELGKVIARLRKQGKDDAHYEAKACKKALSKDVWDSVSAFGNTSGGTLLLGINEEDGFSLAKPFPLEKVLDQFVEGMGDGGNKGRKVDNPPQYSVSRMDFENGQILVIDIDEVENRFKPCYVSSKGITNGSYKRVDDKDIKLSATELYELQHMLEPSEADRGAVEGATLNDLDGSLVKALIDSEKERDSKAVRGTTSQQDALRRLSALTPQGEVALAGLLSLGFYPQQFYPKLVVDIAVHPGIEKSDPYEPRFLDRVICEGTTAEMVDSALQAIAKNLRTFSYIEGSGRRDELEVPLEVLREAIANALVHREYDRQFIGQSVSVDIYADRIEIVNPGGLWGGKTVDNLADGQSRCRNPTLMKLVSRIQSPRDGSPVEGQGSGIPLMYRLMRSKALDEPHFDVGVDYFKVVLQRGGAELVKNKEWLKTFSDRDTTRKEDAVLLELRRAKSVSTQQLHEHLGYDSDDIRQICARLVADGLVAEGPKDTFAVADLDSMGAEAERMPARDAILNVLAKASDPIGIREIAELTQRKISTLRAQMAALVSDGLVAPTAPTTNRSRKYVLAENGREFLEGK comes from the coding sequence ATGACTCCAAACGAATTAGGCAAGGTCATCGCTCGATTGCGAAAGCAGGGAAAAGATGACGCTCACTATGAAGCCAAGGCGTGCAAAAAAGCGCTTTCGAAAGATGTATGGGATTCTGTAAGCGCATTTGGCAATACAAGCGGTGGGACCCTTTTGCTTGGAATTAATGAGGAAGACGGGTTTTCACTTGCGAAGCCTTTCCCGTTGGAAAAAGTCCTTGATCAGTTTGTTGAGGGGATGGGCGACGGAGGAAACAAGGGACGAAAGGTCGACAATCCTCCTCAATATAGCGTTTCGCGTATGGACTTTGAGAATGGCCAGATCCTCGTTATCGATATTGACGAAGTAGAAAATCGCTTCAAGCCGTGCTACGTATCTTCTAAAGGAATTACAAATGGCTCATATAAGCGTGTCGATGATAAGGATATAAAGCTCTCTGCCACCGAGTTGTACGAGCTGCAGCACATGCTCGAGCCCTCCGAGGCCGATAGAGGCGCGGTGGAAGGTGCAACTTTAAATGATCTTGATGGCAGTCTTGTCAAGGCGTTGATAGACAGTGAGAAAGAACGAGATTCAAAGGCTGTGCGAGGAACAACATCTCAACAGGATGCCCTCAGGCGCTTAAGCGCTTTGACTCCGCAGGGCGAGGTTGCCCTTGCTGGTCTTTTGAGCCTAGGGTTTTACCCACAGCAGTTTTATCCAAAACTTGTGGTGGATATTGCGGTGCATCCGGGAATCGAAAAGTCAGATCCATATGAACCGAGGTTCTTAGATAGAGTAATTTGCGAAGGAACGACAGCGGAGATGGTTGATTCAGCACTGCAAGCCATTGCAAAGAATCTTCGCACCTTTTCGTACATTGAAGGATCTGGAAGAAGAGACGAGCTCGAAGTGCCCTTGGAGGTTTTGCGCGAGGCAATTGCAAATGCCCTTGTCCATCGGGAATACGATAGGCAGTTTATAGGGCAGTCTGTGTCAGTCGATATATACGCCGACCGTATCGAGATTGTGAACCCTGGTGGCTTGTGGGGCGGAAAGACGGTCGACAACCTCGCCGATGGTCAGTCGCGCTGCAGAAATCCGACTTTGATGAAACTCGTTTCGAGAATACAGAGTCCACGCGATGGATCTCCAGTGGAAGGCCAGGGCTCTGGTATTCCGCTGATGTATCGTCTGATGCGCTCGAAAGCCCTAGATGAGCCGCATTTTGATGTGGGCGTTGACTATTTCAAGGTAGTTTTACAACGAGGCGGAGCAGAGCTTGTCAAAAACAAGGAATGGCTGAAAACGTTTTCTGATAGAGACACCACCAGAAAAGAAGACGCGGTGCTCTTGGAGCTTCGACGAGCAAAGAGCGTGTCGACACAGCAGCTGCATGAACATCTTGGTTATGATTCCGATGACATACGCCAGATATGCGCACGATTGGTTGCCGATGGTTTAGTTGCAGAGGGTCCTAAGGACACGTTTGCCGTTGCAGATTTAGACTCTATGGGCGCTGAGGCAGAGAGGATGCCTGCAAGAGACGCGATATTGAATGTCCTGGCAAAAGCCTCGGATCCTATAGGCATTCGAGAGATTGCCGAGTTAACCCAGCGAAAGATATCAACGTTGCGTGCTCAGATGGCAGCGCTCGTATCTGATGGACTCGTAGCGCCTACAGCTCCCACGACCAACCGATCGAGAAAATACGTACTTGCAGAAAACGGCCGAGAGTTTCTTGAAGGCAAGTAG